A section of the Streptomyces sp. CG1 genome encodes:
- a CDS encoding acetoacetate decarboxylase family protein encodes MRADGHAPDRSTPDGQDGQDARGLLRRCARDLVDVAEGIRAVSAHTSAALFAPPLTAAARRRPRTGLAAQWALLRALTNKQGLGGAAITEPRGMGQVLGAAGAVLGRENLAALVAVTSLRLRIAAVLAEHPEFARDPGMRRLTGAVTADRDPTAVRSLRTLFRDRRAQRALSGLAPLLAELPAVRALLDEAPRNEETGRAREGAAEAVELADQEKQFIATEGSFLGFLRNIEALSTGGRILVQNVRGPDGVVRYVVQAPGLAPGHPRNDAPHDVVGAWRSPFTSDSPYHRSVLRALAHYGIPCGADLALIGHGEGGLAMLNLARDEEFCGTYRVTHAVSVGAPAGDRKPADPRTWVAGITNQHDIMPVPDSRGAGTASDPHAQSEPHPNRYEVDYAGPTREFPLCHMLREYIEHLRTVVPEAREDVDEALTPYRGPIVRTQAYRLRDPTHPPEGHPFLTLPTSSVPTTAGPVDVPVRYYDSSAAHLCFRVPADTARALLPDVTWLTPSRPGRRALALLSLHEHRCTTIGPYTEIALSVLVDDLWRPRPYDIAVDLLRRPDLRRTGRYVLSLAVTSEEARVVAREIWGQPAMRTTAEADLTDREIDVRSRDLGLRVEGRLGPGIRCPEADRVLYGRRGGSTVRTLVRTHGRLRLHPGTGVRLRLDTAAAEPLAGQLRRLGIDTVRPLFVLACPQFLAHRSAGAVLPR; translated from the coding sequence ATGCGAGCGGACGGCCACGCACCCGACCGGTCCACGCCGGACGGCCAGGACGGCCAGGACGCCCGAGGGCTGCTGCGCCGGTGCGCGCGGGACCTGGTGGATGTCGCCGAGGGCATCCGCGCGGTGTCCGCGCACACCAGTGCCGCGCTGTTCGCGCCGCCCCTCACCGCCGCCGCGCGCCGCCGTCCCCGGACCGGCCTCGCCGCTCAGTGGGCGCTGCTGCGGGCACTGACGAACAAGCAGGGCCTGGGCGGCGCGGCGATCACCGAGCCGCGGGGTATGGGCCAGGTGCTCGGCGCGGCCGGTGCGGTGCTGGGCCGGGAGAATCTCGCCGCGCTGGTCGCCGTCACCTCCCTGCGGCTCAGGATCGCCGCCGTGCTGGCCGAGCACCCCGAGTTCGCGCGCGACCCGGGCATGCGCCGGCTGACGGGGGCCGTCACCGCCGACCGCGACCCGACGGCCGTACGATCCCTGCGCACACTGTTCCGCGACCGGAGGGCCCAGCGTGCGCTGTCCGGGCTGGCCCCGCTACTGGCCGAACTCCCCGCCGTCCGCGCCCTGTTGGACGAGGCACCCAGGAACGAGGAGACCGGCAGGGCGCGCGAGGGCGCGGCCGAAGCCGTCGAACTCGCCGACCAGGAAAAGCAGTTCATCGCGACCGAGGGGTCCTTCCTCGGCTTCCTGCGGAACATCGAGGCGCTGTCCACCGGCGGGCGGATCCTCGTGCAGAACGTCCGCGGCCCCGACGGCGTCGTCCGCTATGTCGTCCAGGCGCCAGGTCTGGCACCGGGCCACCCGCGCAACGACGCCCCTCATGATGTCGTCGGCGCCTGGCGCAGCCCGTTCACGTCCGACTCGCCCTACCACCGCTCGGTCCTGCGCGCCCTGGCGCACTACGGCATCCCGTGCGGCGCCGACCTCGCGCTGATCGGGCACGGCGAGGGCGGCCTCGCGATGCTGAACCTCGCCCGGGACGAGGAGTTCTGCGGCACCTACCGGGTCACGCACGCCGTCTCCGTCGGCGCCCCGGCCGGCGACCGCAAGCCCGCCGATCCGCGCACCTGGGTCGCCGGCATCACCAACCAGCACGACATCATGCCCGTCCCGGACTCCCGGGGCGCGGGCACCGCGTCGGACCCACACGCGCAGTCCGAGCCGCACCCGAACCGCTACGAGGTCGACTACGCCGGCCCCACCCGTGAGTTCCCGCTGTGCCACATGCTCCGTGAGTACATCGAGCATCTGCGCACGGTCGTGCCCGAGGCCCGCGAGGACGTCGACGAGGCGCTCACGCCGTACCGGGGCCCGATCGTGCGCACCCAGGCCTACCGGCTCAGGGACCCCACCCACCCGCCCGAGGGCCACCCCTTCCTCACCCTGCCGACCAGCTCGGTCCCGACGACGGCCGGACCGGTCGACGTACCGGTGCGCTACTACGACTCCTCCGCCGCCCACCTCTGCTTCCGCGTCCCCGCCGACACGGCACGCGCCCTGCTCCCGGACGTCACCTGGTTGACCCCAAGCCGGCCGGGCCGGCGGGCCCTCGCCCTGCTGTCGCTCCACGAACACCGCTGCACCACGATCGGCCCCTACACCGAGATCGCCCTGTCCGTCCTGGTCGACGACCTGTGGCGGCCCCGCCCGTACGACATCGCCGTGGACCTGCTGCGCCGCCCCGACCTGCGCCGCACCGGCCGTTACGTCCTCTCGCTCGCCGTGACCAGCGAGGAGGCCCGCGTGGTCGCCCGGGAGATCTGGGGCCAGCCCGCGATGCGGACGACCGCCGAGGCCGACCTGACGGACCGGGAGATCGACGTGCGGTCCCGGGACCTCGGGCTCCGTGTCGAGGGCCGGCTCGGACCGGGTATCCGCTGCCCCGAGGCCGACCGGGTCCTGTACGGCCGCCGGGGCGGGAGCACCGTACGCACCCTCGTCCGGACCCACGGCAGGCTCCGGCTGCACCCCGGCACCGGAGTCCGGCTGCGGCTGGACACCGCGGCGGCCGAACCTCTCGCCGGACAGCTGCGCCGGCTCGGCATCGACACGGTCCGGCCCCTGTTCGTCCTGGCCTGCCCCCAGTTCCTGGCCCACCGCAGCGCCGGCGCCGTCCTGCCGCGCTGA
- a CDS encoding N-acetyltransferase family protein: MADVPPTAEELTLRPLGFDHLAAVLDLGHRVYDTDAMPYTGWSLSAVAGHLDAPDSACLVMLDGDRVAGFVLGSLSFEQRADWGYLEWIAVDPAYQGRGVASRLVKECCARLAAAGAVCVVTDVERRNTASAELMRRNGFAEEATVSLFVRALAESADNGSARARDASAPRRHLTRAAAERVR, encoded by the coding sequence ATGGCCGACGTCCCGCCTACCGCCGAGGAGCTGACACTCCGGCCCCTCGGCTTCGACCACCTGGCCGCCGTCCTCGACCTAGGTCACCGGGTGTACGACACCGACGCCATGCCCTACACCGGCTGGTCCCTGTCGGCCGTCGCCGGGCATCTGGACGCCCCGGACTCCGCCTGTCTGGTGATGCTCGACGGCGACAGGGTGGCCGGGTTCGTGCTCGGCTCGCTCTCCTTCGAGCAGCGTGCCGACTGGGGCTATCTGGAGTGGATCGCCGTCGACCCCGCCTATCAGGGACGCGGGGTGGCGTCCCGGCTGGTGAAGGAGTGCTGTGCACGGCTGGCGGCGGCCGGGGCGGTGTGCGTCGTCACGGACGTGGAGCGTCGCAACACCGCCTCCGCCGAGCTGATGCGCCGCAACGGCTTCGCGGAGGAGGCCACCGTCAGCCTCTTCGTACGGGCGCTCGCCGAGAGCGCCGACAACGGCTCGGCGCGGGCCCGTGACGCTTCCGCGCCGCGCCGCCACCTCACCCGGGCGGCGGCCGAACGGGTGCGCTGA
- a CDS encoding SAM-dependent methyltransferase: MTDTGSSTDTGFSPELIDTGKPHSARMYDWFLDGKDHYAVDAEAAGKVLELFPGAKDAAWANREFMHRAARFVARQGIDQFLDVGTGIPTEPNLHQVVQAVVPSARVVYADNDPIVLRHAEALLHGTPEGRTTYLHADVREPERIVEYAREHLDLTRPVGLSLIALLPFVTDEQDPYGVVRTLLDPLPSGSHLVLSHGSGEFDPEVRERIEAVYRAGGTPVQARTHADVTRFFDGLELCDPGVVPATVWHPEPGMRVRQEQPVYVGVARKP; this comes from the coding sequence GTGACAGACACCGGATCCAGCACAGACACCGGATTCAGCCCGGAGCTGATCGACACCGGCAAGCCGCACTCCGCCCGGATGTACGACTGGTTCCTGGACGGCAAGGACCACTACGCCGTGGACGCCGAAGCCGCGGGCAAGGTGCTGGAACTCTTCCCGGGCGCGAAGGACGCGGCCTGGGCCAACCGGGAGTTCATGCACCGGGCCGCCCGCTTCGTCGCCCGCCAGGGCATCGACCAGTTCCTGGACGTGGGCACCGGCATCCCCACCGAGCCGAATCTGCACCAGGTCGTGCAGGCGGTCGTTCCCAGCGCCCGGGTGGTGTACGCCGACAACGACCCGATCGTGCTGCGGCACGCCGAAGCCCTGCTGCACGGCACGCCCGAGGGCCGTACCACCTATCTGCACGCCGACGTCCGCGAGCCGGAGCGGATCGTGGAGTACGCCCGCGAGCATCTGGACCTGACCCGGCCCGTCGGCCTGTCGCTGATCGCGCTGCTGCCGTTCGTCACCGATGAGCAGGACCCGTACGGTGTCGTCCGCACGCTCCTGGACCCCCTGCCCTCCGGCAGCCACCTGGTCCTGTCCCACGGCAGCGGCGAGTTCGACCCGGAGGTGCGGGAGCGGATCGAGGCGGTCTACCGCGCCGGCGGCACCCCGGTCCAGGCGCGCACGCACGCCGACGTGACCCGGTTCTTCGACGGCCTGGAACTGTGTGATCCGGGTGTCGTACCGGCCACGGTCTGGCACCCCGAACCGGGGATGCGGGTCCGGCAGGAGCAGCCGGTGTACGTCGGAGTGGCCCGCAAACCCTGA
- a CDS encoding GNAT family N-acetyltransferase codes for MVVWSLIRRRRPASGLPVPGRCRPEAGRHVLATERLLLFTPRTRLDVAAALAACADAEAQRWLGTEADEVLPDPGMRRALLAWRPAGDDGRRMPRKLAQPYAPGPDDPLLLVCVRRSDLGYAGALELEHHTGEMGGWLAPACRGQGRGAELFRAGATLAHTHAGLATVRAGAEPGNTASRRALAHAGFVPDEGPSRQTLPDGRVVEAVWHRHDSAAASLCR; via the coding sequence GTGGTGGTCTGGTCGCTGATCCGCCGGAGGCGGCCCGCGTCCGGGCTGCCCGTGCCCGGGCGGTGCCGGCCCGAGGCCGGTCGGCATGTCCTGGCCACGGAACGGCTGTTGCTGTTCACGCCCCGCACCCGGCTGGACGTGGCCGCGGCGCTCGCCGCCTGCGCCGACGCCGAGGCCCAGCGCTGGCTCGGCACCGAGGCGGACGAGGTGCTGCCCGATCCCGGCATGCGCAGGGCGCTGCTCGCCTGGCGGCCGGCCGGTGACGACGGTCGCCGGATGCCCCGGAAGCTGGCCCAGCCGTATGCGCCCGGCCCGGACGACCCGCTGCTCCTGGTCTGTGTACGCAGATCCGACCTCGGCTATGCCGGTGCCCTCGAACTGGAGCACCACACCGGCGAGATGGGCGGCTGGCTGGCCCCGGCCTGCCGCGGCCAGGGCCGGGGCGCGGAGCTGTTCCGCGCGGGCGCCACGCTCGCGCACACCCACGCCGGACTGGCCACGGTCCGGGCGGGCGCGGAGCCCGGCAACACCGCGAGCCGCCGGGCCCTGGCCCATGCCGGATTCGTACCGGACGAAGGGCCGTCCAGACAGACCCTGCCCGACGGCCGGGTGGTCGAGGCCGTCTGGCACCGCCACGACAGCGCGGCGGCCTCCCTCTGCCGCTGA
- a CDS encoding ATP-binding protein, whose amino-acid sequence MTHRQQAPAEPDRPRRALDGAGQTRPVPDSAEQPAHRPPVPAGVLRPPGGERLGRLPGPVGPDRLASGAPLPRAAAFDLPSRPATVGAARRVVRELLAAWEVPEGPLDEAVLVTSELVTNALVHTAGDRIVCRLHDMSHRIRIEVEDREGGPALPTARRPGPDDQHGRGLLLVDALSLDWGVTPIPGRPSRVVWAELPSGQG is encoded by the coding sequence GTGACACACCGTCAGCAGGCTCCCGCCGAGCCGGACCGGCCCCGCAGGGCCCTGGACGGCGCAGGGCAGACGCGCCCCGTGCCGGACAGCGCGGAGCAGCCTGCGCACCGGCCGCCGGTTCCGGCCGGTGTCCTGAGACCACCCGGAGGCGAGCGCCTCGGTCGACTCCCTGGGCCCGTCGGCCCCGACCGGCTCGCCTCCGGGGCCCCGCTGCCCCGCGCCGCCGCCTTCGACCTGCCGAGCCGGCCGGCGACCGTCGGCGCGGCCCGCCGTGTCGTACGGGAGCTGCTGGCCGCCTGGGAGGTACCGGAAGGTCCCCTGGACGAAGCGGTCCTGGTCACCTCGGAACTGGTCACGAACGCCCTGGTGCACACAGCCGGTGACCGGATCGTCTGCCGGCTGCACGACATGTCGCACCGGATACGGATCGAGGTCGAGGACCGGGAAGGCGGCCCCGCGCTGCCGACGGCCCGCCGCCCCGGACCCGACGACCAGCACGGACGCGGGCTGCTTCTGGTCGACGCGCTGAGCCTCGACTGGGGTGTGACGCCGATACCCGGCCGACCCTCCCGAGTCGTCTGGGCGGAGCTGCCGTCGGGCCAGGGCTGA
- a CDS encoding helix-turn-helix domain-containing protein → MTAETDWGGAPSVLRMILGRRLEELRIRAGLSYDEAGAAIGVSHSTIRRMEAAKVARLRLADAEKLLQVYGVGDQDEIDTFLQSVREANKRGWWHTYRDVMPDWFAAYLSLEQAALQIRAYENQFVHGLLQTEDYARALLGAESPHAAAEATERRVALRMRRQELLAREAPPRLWVLMDETVLRWPVGGPAVMRAQIDHLVEVNRLPHVTLQLMPFAHGPHPALRAGAYHLFRFRARELPDIVYLNGLVGAVYLDKAGDVVVYREALDRLGAQAAPPKKTESLLGAIRKEL, encoded by the coding sequence GTGACCGCGGAGACCGACTGGGGCGGCGCCCCCTCCGTCCTGCGCATGATCCTCGGCCGCCGGCTGGAGGAGCTGCGGATCCGGGCCGGCCTCAGCTACGACGAGGCGGGCGCCGCCATCGGCGTCAGCCACTCCACGATCCGCCGCATGGAGGCCGCCAAGGTGGCCCGGCTACGGCTCGCGGACGCCGAGAAGCTGCTCCAGGTCTACGGTGTCGGCGACCAGGACGAGATCGACACCTTTCTGCAGTCCGTGCGCGAGGCCAACAAGCGCGGCTGGTGGCACACCTACCGCGATGTGATGCCCGACTGGTTCGCCGCCTATCTCAGCCTGGAACAGGCCGCGTTGCAGATCCGCGCGTACGAGAACCAGTTCGTGCACGGCCTGCTGCAGACCGAGGACTACGCCCGCGCCCTGCTCGGCGCCGAGAGTCCGCACGCCGCCGCCGAGGCGACCGAACGCCGGGTCGCGCTGCGCATGCGCCGCCAGGAACTGCTGGCCCGCGAGGCGCCGCCCCGGCTGTGGGTGCTGATGGACGAGACCGTGCTGCGCTGGCCGGTCGGCGGACCAGCGGTGATGCGGGCGCAGATCGACCACCTCGTCGAGGTCAACCGGCTGCCCCATGTGACCCTGCAGCTCATGCCGTTCGCCCATGGCCCGCACCCGGCGCTGCGGGCGGGCGCCTACCACCTCTTCCGGTTCCGGGCACGCGAACTGCCGGACATCGTCTACCTCAACGGCCTGGTCGGTGCCGTCTATCTCGACAAGGCCGGCGACGTCGTGGTGTACCGGGAGGCGCTGGACCGGCTCGGCGCCCAGGCCGCGCCCCCGAAGAAGACCGAGTCCCTGCTGGGCGCGATCCGCAAGGAGCTGTGA
- a CDS encoding SAM-dependent methyltransferase gives MPDNGWPADRIDTENAHSARIYDYILGGKDYYPADQEAGDAMAREWPALPVHMRANRDWMNRAVRWLAEEAGMRQFLDIGTGIPTSPNLHEIAQAVAPESRVVYVDNDPIVLTLSQGLLASAPEGRTSYIEADFRDPAAILDAPELRETLDLDRPVALTVIAIVHFMLDADDAVGVVRRLLEPLPSGSYLAMSIGTAEFAPDEVGRVAREYAARNMPMRLRTIDEAHAFFEGLQLVEPGIVQVHKWHPDGTGEQGIRDEDIAMYGAVARKP, from the coding sequence TTGCCCGACAACGGATGGCCGGCCGACCGGATCGACACCGAGAACGCCCACTCAGCCCGTATCTACGACTACATCCTCGGCGGCAAGGACTACTACCCAGCCGACCAGGAGGCGGGCGACGCCATGGCCCGGGAGTGGCCCGCGCTCCCGGTCCACATGCGCGCCAACCGCGACTGGATGAACCGCGCCGTGCGCTGGCTCGCCGAGGAGGCGGGCATGCGCCAGTTCCTGGACATCGGCACCGGCATACCGACCTCGCCCAACCTGCACGAGATCGCCCAGGCCGTGGCCCCCGAGTCCCGGGTCGTCTACGTCGACAACGACCCGATCGTCCTCACCCTCTCCCAGGGCCTGCTGGCCAGCGCGCCCGAGGGCCGTACCTCGTACATAGAGGCCGACTTCCGCGACCCGGCGGCCATCCTGGACGCCCCGGAGCTGCGCGAGACCCTGGACCTGGACCGGCCGGTCGCCCTCACGGTCATCGCCATCGTCCACTTCATGCTCGACGCGGACGACGCGGTCGGTGTCGTACGCCGGCTGCTGGAGCCGCTGCCGTCGGGCAGCTATCTGGCGATGTCCATCGGCACCGCCGAGTTCGCGCCCGACGAGGTGGGCCGGGTCGCGCGTGAGTACGCGGCCCGCAACATGCCGATGCGGCTGCGCACCATTGACGAGGCCCACGCGTTCTTCGAGGGCCTTCAGCTGGTCGAGCCGGGCATCGTCCAGGTGCACAAGTGGCACCCCGACGGCACCGGCGAACAGGGCATCCGCGACGAGGACATCGCGATGTACGGCGCGGTCGCCCGCAAGCCCTGA